In Melopsittacus undulatus isolate bMelUnd1 chromosome 20, bMelUnd1.mat.Z, whole genome shotgun sequence, a genomic segment contains:
- the EFNA4 gene encoding ephrin-A4 isoform X1 produces MRPAPLLGLLLWAPLLWAPSVRSPRHSVHWNGSNPRFLRDDYSIQVAINDYLDIYCPHYEGSVPAGRAETFTLFMVDREGYRGCHETPGAFKRWECNKPLAPFGPVRFSEKIQRFAPFPLGFEFQPGQTYYYISVPSPESAGRCLKLRVSVCCSGTTPEPVTEVPNSQPRGRGGPEDTEPGRSIAAPLQPHALCLVLPLLALLWM; encoded by the exons ATGCGCCCCGCTCCGCTGCTCGGGCTCCTGCTGTGGGCGCCGCTGCTGTGGGCGCCGTCGGTGCGGAGCCCCCGTCACAGCGTCCATTGGAACGGCAGCAACCCCAG GTTCCTACGGGACGATTACAGCATCCAGGTGGCCATCAATGACTACCTGGACATCTACTGCCCGCACTACGAGGGCTCCGTGCCCGCCGGGCGGGCAGAGACCTTCACGCTCTTCATGGTGGACCGGGAGGGCTACCGGGGCTGCCACGAGACCCCCGGTGCCTTCAAGCGCTGGGAGTGCAACAAGCCCCTGGCACCGTTCGGGCCCGTCCGCTTCTCCGAGAAGATCCAACGCTTTGCCCCCTTCCCACTCGGCTTCGAGTTCCAGCCGGGGCAGACCTACTACTACATCT CCGTGCCCAGCCCCGAGAGCGCCGGGCGCTGCCTGAAGCTGCGCGTCTCCGTCTGCTGCAGCGGCACCA CGCCGGAGCCGGTGACAGAGGTCCCCAATTCTCAGCCCCGCGGGCGCGGGGGGCCGGAGG ACACGGAGCCCGGACGCAGCATcgcagccccactgcagccccatgccctgtgcctggtgctgccgctcctggccctgctctggatgtga
- the EFNA4 gene encoding ephrin-A4 isoform X2 translates to MRPAPLLGLLLWAPLLWAPSVRSPRHSVHWNGSNPRFLRDDYSIQVAINDYLDIYCPHYEGSVPAGRAETFTLFMVDREGYRGCHETPGAFKRWECNKPLAPFGPVRFSEKIQRFAPFPLGFEFQPGQTYYYISPEPVTEVPNSQPRGRGGPEDTEPGRSIAAPLQPHALCLVLPLLALLWM, encoded by the exons ATGCGCCCCGCTCCGCTGCTCGGGCTCCTGCTGTGGGCGCCGCTGCTGTGGGCGCCGTCGGTGCGGAGCCCCCGTCACAGCGTCCATTGGAACGGCAGCAACCCCAG GTTCCTACGGGACGATTACAGCATCCAGGTGGCCATCAATGACTACCTGGACATCTACTGCCCGCACTACGAGGGCTCCGTGCCCGCCGGGCGGGCAGAGACCTTCACGCTCTTCATGGTGGACCGGGAGGGCTACCGGGGCTGCCACGAGACCCCCGGTGCCTTCAAGCGCTGGGAGTGCAACAAGCCCCTGGCACCGTTCGGGCCCGTCCGCTTCTCCGAGAAGATCCAACGCTTTGCCCCCTTCCCACTCGGCTTCGAGTTCCAGCCGGGGCAGACCTACTACTACATCT CGCCGGAGCCGGTGACAGAGGTCCCCAATTCTCAGCCCCGCGGGCGCGGGGGGCCGGAGG ACACGGAGCCCGGACGCAGCATcgcagccccactgcagccccatgccctgtgcctggtgctgccgctcctggccctgctctggatgtga